CAGGGAAGGATTGCTTATATACCCATTTATACAACTACATACAATTAAGTAATCTGGTCTGGATTGACTAGATAAAAAAGAATTAATAGCTGTAATACATTTCCTCTGCCGAGATATATCTACTTGATCTAGGTCATCTAACAACGGTATAATTTTAGAATTATGGAGTAGATGCAATGCATTTTCAGGAGTAATGCTATAATGCTTTTCTAATTCGCTCACTAACCATTCTTCGATATTCTGGTTCTCCCAAAATGAAAGACTGAATCTCACGGGAATAGGTGCGCTTAAATCATTTTGAGCTTTATTAACAAGATACTTAGCTATTTCTAATAAAGTTATAGTTTTACCAGAGCCCGGTTCACCAATAATCAGTAGACGGCCTGTATGTTCAAAAAAAACTTCTATTATATTCTTTTCGTAAGGCGGATAAGGGCTAGATTTACGTAATGAGTGAAAACTTTGTTGACTTGTTTGCCAAATTAAATTTGGCTGTGATTGTTTTAATAAATTAATCTGTTTACCATTAGGCAGCAATGAGCAGAGTAAATCATCAATTTTTCTACTAGTAGTGTTGAGTATGTCATTCCGAATGCGATCTTCTTGTTGTGGTTTTGCTAATTTTCTGTTGTTATCAACTTTTTTTTTTCTATTACAATCTCTTGGGCAATAGCTTGTAAGTTTGAGTTGCCAGGATTTGATTTATATGCAGAGGCAACTAAATCTTCAATCCATCCTTGAGAATCTGCTGATTTTATTAACTGAAAAACAACAACTTCTAAATTAGCTCCTGTAGCGATTACATCTAAATCTCTATCTAATTCAAATAATAACATTTGCTCTAGTGATGCTTTATTAGGAAAAGCATCAAGTAAAGCTTTTTGTAGCTTTTTATATTGTTGACCTGATAAACTCATATTTTTCAAGACAATCTACATTTAGAAGTTAGAGTGAGTTGGAAACTTTTCTGGCAGGTTTGAAGGCATGACTGAATTACCTTATTACTACTTAACTACCTTTTTTAGTTAGAGGAATAAATTCAATGTCAAAAGAGTGAGGATCGTTAGCCTTTAACCATTGCTCAATAAGT
This genomic interval from Crinalium epipsammum PCC 9333 contains the following:
- a CDS encoding effector-associated domain EAD1-containing protein; protein product: MSLSGQQYKKLQKALLDAFPNKASLEQMLLFELDRDLDVIATGANLEVVVFQLIKSADSQGWIEDLVASAYKSNPGNSNLQAIAQEIVIEKKKLITTEN